One Triticum dicoccoides isolate Atlit2015 ecotype Zavitan chromosome 5B, WEW_v2.0, whole genome shotgun sequence genomic window carries:
- the LOC119309010 gene encoding uncharacterized protein LOC119309010 — protein MLHLGIARRSVAEPGNPDEEGRVFLSLAGEGHSIKIHHFSSKRINVYISARPKSVTLGGARALAGPPGSATGADSLTTAVRTVKILAVNVYTLSLDNVLDMIRFFPCLEKLLVKSWSSGENNLWHRKHRVLLTCLDIRLRTVVLETYLGSWSQVNFAKFFVLNARVLESMTFHVEASLYDEEFLAEQCTKLQLGNKASRDAQFHFTTGTSLEAVWETKHLSDLNLDDPFLCRC, from the exons ATGCTCCATTTAGGGATTGCGCGCCgatcagtggcggagccaggaaatcCGGATGAGGAGGGCCGAGTGTTCTTAAGTCTTGCTGGGGAGGGCCATTCCATCAAAATACACCATTTTAGTAGCAAAAGGATCAATGTTTACATTAGTGCTAGGCCTAAATCAGTAACATTAGGGGGGGCCAGGGCCCTTGCTGGTccccctggctccgccactggcgcCGATAGCCTGACAACGGCGGTGCGCACTGTCAAGATTTTAGCTGTCAATGTCTATACTCTTAGTTTGGATAATGTTCTTGACATGATAAGATTCTTTCCATGCCTGGAGAAGCTGCTTGTGAAG TCATGGAGTTCGGGTGAGAACAATTTGTGGCATCGTAAACACCGGGTTCTTCTCACATGTCTTGACATCCGTCTCAGGACAGTAGTGTTGGAAACGTATCTGGGCAGCTGGTCACAGGTTAACTTTGCCAAATTCTTTGTGCTGAACGCCAGAGTGCTGGAGTCAATGACGTTTCATGTTGAGGCCAGCTTGTACGACGAGGAGTTCTTGGCAGAACAGTGTACGAAGCTTCAGCTAGGGAACAAGGCTTCAAGAGATGCTCAGTTTCATTTTACAACTGGTACTTCTCTTGAAGCTGTTTGGGAGACCAAACATCTCAGTGATCTTAACTTGGATGACCCCTTCCTGTGTAGATGTTGA